From a region of the Thermus caldilimi genome:
- a CDS encoding complex I subunit 4 family protein has translation MVVLAILLPILFGLLLLLGLPRALGVLGAGLSFLLNLYLFLSHPGGVAHGVQAPLLPGAGVYWAFGLDGLSALFFLTIGLTVFLGALVAQAEGRFLGLALLMEGLLLGLFAARDLLVFYLFFEAALIPALLMLFFYGGERRLRAIYTFLLFTLAGSLPMLAAILAVKALGGSPTFLLEDLLAHPVKGQAAFWVFLGFALAFAVKTPLFPVHAWLPLFHQENHPSGLADALGTLYKVGVFAFFRFAIPLAPEGFYELQGLLLFLAALSALYGAWVAFSAKDFKSLLAYAGVSHMGVAALGVFSGTPEGALGGLYLLAASGVYTGGLFLLAGRLYERLHTLEIGRYRGLAASAPGLAALALFLFLAMVGLPGLSGFPGELMTLLGAYKASPWLTAIAFLSVIAGAAYALTAFQKVFWEEGQRGAEDLKGAEWPFAFLAVAALVLMGVFPGFFVKGLEPLAEAFAKILGGGA, from the coding sequence GTGGTAGTCCTGGCGATCCTCCTACCCATCCTCTTCGGCCTTCTCCTCCTCCTGGGCCTTCCCCGCGCCCTTGGGGTCTTGGGAGCGGGCCTGAGCTTTCTTTTAAACCTCTACCTCTTCCTCTCCCACCCGGGCGGGGTGGCCCACGGGGTCCAGGCCCCCCTGTTGCCGGGGGCCGGGGTCTACTGGGCCTTCGGCTTGGATGGCCTTTCCGCCCTCTTCTTCCTCACCATCGGCCTCACCGTCTTCCTGGGGGCCCTGGTGGCCCAGGCGGAGGGGCGGTTTTTGGGGCTGGCCCTGCTCATGGAGGGCCTCCTCCTGGGGCTTTTCGCCGCCCGGGACCTCTTGGTCTTCTACCTCTTCTTCGAAGCGGCCCTAATCCCTGCCCTCCTCATGCTCTTCTTCTACGGCGGGGAAAGGCGGCTTAGGGCCATCTACACCTTCCTCCTCTTCACCCTAGCGGGCTCCTTACCCATGTTGGCCGCCATCCTGGCGGTGAAGGCGTTAGGGGGTAGCCCCACCTTCCTCCTCGAGGACCTCCTGGCCCACCCGGTGAAGGGACAGGCGGCCTTCTGGGTCTTCCTGGGCTTCGCCCTGGCCTTCGCCGTCAAGACCCCCCTCTTCCCCGTGCACGCCTGGCTCCCCCTCTTCCACCAGGAAAACCACCCCTCGGGCCTGGCGGACGCCCTGGGCACCCTCTACAAGGTGGGGGTCTTCGCCTTCTTCCGCTTCGCCATCCCCTTGGCCCCGGAAGGCTTCTATGAGCTTCAGGGGCTTCTCCTCTTCCTGGCGGCCCTCTCCGCCCTCTACGGGGCCTGGGTGGCCTTCTCCGCCAAGGACTTCAAGAGTCTATTGGCCTACGCCGGGGTCTCCCACATGGGGGTGGCGGCCTTGGGGGTCTTCTCCGGGACCCCGGAAGGGGCCTTGGGCGGGCTTTACCTCCTGGCGGCGAGCGGCGTCTACACGGGGGGCCTCTTCCTCCTGGCAGGCAGGCTTTACGAGCGCCTCCACACCCTGGAGATCGGCCGCTACCGGGGCCTGGCGGCGAGCGCCCCTGGCCTAGCCGCCCTGGCCCTCTTCCTCTTCCTGGCCATGGTGGGGCTTCCCGGGCTTTCCGGCTTCCCCGGGGAGCTTATGACCCTCCTCGGCGCCTACAAGGCCAGCCCCTGGCTCACCGCCATCGCCTTCCTCTCGGTGATTGCCGGGGCCGCCTACGCCCTTACCGCCTTCCAGAAGGTCTTCTGGGAGGAAGGCCAAAGGGGAGCGGAGGACCTCAAGGGAGCGGAATGGCCTTTCGCCTTCCTGGCGGTGGCCGCTTTGGTCCTCATGGGGGTCTTCCCCGGGTTCTTCGTAAAAGGCCTTGAGCCCCTGGCGGAGGCCTTCGCCAAGATCCTTGGAGGTGGCGCATGA
- the fabF gene encoding beta-ketoacyl-ACP synthase II, with the protein MRRVVVTGLGALTPIGVGAEAYHKAQLAGKSGVRPITRFDASALPVRIAAEVDVNPEEFIDKKELRRLDRFVQYALIAAELALKDAGLEPSALDPERVGTLVGTGIGGMETWEAQSKVFLERGPNRISPFFIPMMIANMASAHIAMRYGFMGPSSTAVTACATGTDAIGSAFRMVQLGEADVVLAGGTEAAITPMAIGAFAVMRALSTRNEEPTKASRPFTLSRDGFVMGEGAGVLVLEEYEHARRRGARIYAEVVGFGRSADAHHITEPHPEGKGAALAMRRALLDAKVNPEAVGYINAHGTSTPVGDRAEVLAIKEVFGEHAKRLMVSSTKSMTGHLLGAAGGIEAIATVQALYHGVIPPTINLEDPDPELDLDFVPEPREARVDYALSNSFAFGGQNAVLLFKRV; encoded by the coding sequence ATGCGACGCGTGGTGGTTACCGGCCTAGGAGCCCTCACCCCCATCGGCGTGGGGGCAGAAGCCTACCATAAGGCCCAGCTCGCCGGGAAAAGCGGGGTGCGCCCCATCACCCGCTTTGACGCCTCGGCCCTGCCGGTGCGCATCGCCGCCGAGGTGGACGTCAATCCGGAGGAGTTCATTGACAAAAAAGAACTGAGGCGCCTGGACCGCTTTGTCCAGTATGCCCTGATCGCCGCCGAGCTGGCCCTGAAGGATGCGGGGCTGGAGCCCAGCGCCCTGGACCCCGAGCGGGTGGGCACCCTGGTGGGCACGGGCATCGGGGGCATGGAAACCTGGGAGGCCCAGAGCAAGGTCTTCCTGGAGCGGGGCCCAAACCGGATCAGCCCCTTCTTTATCCCCATGATGATCGCCAACATGGCCTCGGCCCACATCGCCATGCGCTACGGCTTCATGGGACCCAGCTCCACCGCGGTCACCGCCTGCGCCACGGGCACGGACGCCATCGGGAGCGCCTTCCGCATGGTTCAGCTAGGGGAAGCGGATGTGGTGCTGGCCGGAGGGACGGAGGCCGCCATCACTCCCATGGCCATCGGGGCTTTCGCCGTGATGCGGGCCCTTTCCACCCGGAACGAGGAGCCCACCAAGGCCAGCCGCCCTTTCACCCTAAGCCGGGATGGCTTCGTGATGGGGGAAGGAGCTGGGGTCTTGGTCCTGGAGGAGTACGAGCACGCCAGGAGGCGGGGGGCCCGCATCTACGCGGAGGTGGTGGGCTTTGGCCGGAGCGCCGACGCCCACCACATCACCGAGCCTCACCCCGAGGGCAAAGGGGCCGCCTTGGCCATGCGCCGCGCCCTTTTGGACGCCAAAGTTAACCCCGAGGCGGTGGGCTACATCAACGCCCACGGCACCTCCACCCCCGTGGGGGACCGGGCCGAGGTCCTGGCCATCAAGGAGGTCTTTGGAGAGCACGCCAAGAGGCTCATGGTTTCCAGCACCAAGAGCATGACCGGCCACCTTCTGGGGGCCGCCGGGGGCATTGAGGCCATCGCCACGGTGCAGGCCCTCTACCACGGGGTCATCCCCCCCACCATCAACCTCGAGGACCCCGACCCTGAGCTGGACCTGGACTTCGTGCCCGAGCCAAGGGAGGCCCGGGTGGACTACGCCCTCTCCAACTCCTTCGCCTTCGGGGGCCAGAACGCCGTGCTCCTCTTCAAACGGGTCTAG
- a CDS encoding deoxyguanosinetriphosphate triphosphohydrolase, with protein sequence MLYSRDRLLDLEAERLAPYAQKARDTQGREYPEPESPYRTPFQKDRDRILHTTAFRRLEYKTQVFPNWAGDYYRTRLTHTLEVVQVARSIARALGLNEDLTEAIALSHDLGHPPFGHTGEKVLNELMQDHGGFEHNAQALRILTQLEVRYPGFKGLNLTHEVLEGIATHEAAYAPGFKPEYEGRGTLEAQVVDLSDAIAYAAHDLDDGLRSGLLRPQELTEVPFLAELAREEGLDLAELNELSRRILVRQLLGFFITAAIEATHQRVEGAGVKSPEEVRRHPERLAALTPEAERAHRELKAFLMERFYRHPEVLRERRKAEIVLENLFHTYTQYPAILPREVQARIPEEGVERAVCDYIAGMTDRYALEAYRKLFP encoded by the coding sequence ATGCTCTACTCCAGGGATAGGCTTCTGGATCTGGAGGCGGAAAGGCTGGCACCCTACGCCCAGAAGGCCCGGGACACCCAGGGGCGGGAATACCCGGAGCCCGAGTCCCCCTACCGCACGCCCTTCCAGAAGGACCGGGACCGCATCCTTCACACCACCGCCTTCCGGCGCCTGGAGTACAAGACCCAGGTCTTCCCCAACTGGGCGGGGGATTACTACCGCACCCGCCTTACCCACACCCTCGAGGTGGTCCAGGTGGCCCGCTCCATCGCCCGCGCCCTGGGCCTCAACGAGGACCTCACCGAGGCCATCGCCCTTTCCCACGACCTGGGCCACCCCCCCTTCGGCCACACGGGGGAGAAGGTGCTGAACGAGCTCATGCAGGACCACGGGGGGTTTGAGCACAACGCCCAGGCCCTGAGGATCCTCACCCAGCTGGAGGTGCGCTACCCCGGTTTCAAGGGTTTAAACCTCACCCACGAGGTCCTGGAGGGAATCGCCACCCACGAGGCCGCTTACGCCCCGGGCTTCAAGCCGGAATACGAGGGCAGGGGCACCCTCGAGGCCCAGGTGGTGGACCTCTCCGACGCCATCGCCTATGCGGCCCACGACCTGGACGACGGCCTCCGTAGCGGCCTCCTTCGCCCCCAAGAGCTCACCGAGGTGCCCTTCCTGGCGGAGCTGGCCCGGGAAGAAGGCCTAGACCTCGCGGAACTAAACGAGCTTTCCCGCCGGATCCTGGTGCGCCAGCTCCTGGGCTTTTTCATCACCGCCGCCATAGAGGCCACCCACCAAAGGGTGGAAGGGGCCGGGGTGAAAAGCCCGGAGGAGGTGCGCCGGCATCCTGAACGCCTGGCCGCCCTTACCCCTGAGGCCGAGCGGGCCCACCGGGAACTCAAGGCCTTTCTCATGGAGCGCTTTTACCGCCATCCCGAGGTTCTGAGGGAGAGGCGTAAGGCGGAAATCGTTCTGGAGAATCTTTTCCACACCTACACCCAGTACCCTGCAATCCTGCCCAGGGAGGTCCAGGCCCGGATCCCCGAGGAGGGGGTGGAGCGGGCCGTGTGCGACTACATCGCCGGGATGACGGACCGGTACGCCCTCGAGGCCTATCGGAAGCTCTTTCCCTGA
- the rpmF gene encoding 50S ribosomal protein L32, with protein sequence MAKHPVPKKKTSKARRDARRSHHALTPPTLVPCPECKAMKPPHTVCPECGYYDGRKVLEV encoded by the coding sequence ATGGCCAAGCACCCTGTACCCAAGAAGAAGACCTCTAAGGCGCGGCGCGATGCCCGCAGGAGCCACCATGCCCTGACCCCCCCGACCCTGGTCCCCTGCCCCGAGTGCAAGGCGATGAAGCCCCCGCACACCGTCTGCCCGGAGTGCGGCTACTACGATGGGCGCAAGGTTCTAGAAGTCTAG
- a CDS encoding NADH-quinone oxidoreductase subunit N: MTLLVLSSFAVALTLVGFFVSVPLFKRLTILGLSLALLSLLFTWGKPFAFGPYQVDGISQVFTLLALLGALWTVGLVRTRRFEFYLLVLYAALGMHLLASTKNLILMLVALEALSLPLYALATWRRGEGLEAALKYFLLGALAAAFFLYGTALHYGATGSLLAGTPGEGPLYALALGLLLVGLGFKVALAPFHFWTPDVYQGSPTPVVLFMATGVKAAAFAALLRVVTPGAPEALSLLIALSVLIGNLAALTQKEAKRLLAYSSIAHAGYMALALYTGNLQALGFYLLTYVLATGLAFAVLSEVSPDRVPLERVKGLFHQDPLLGLGLFVSSLSLLGLPPLAGFWGKYLVFSEAAKAGAWGLLVLALVTSAVSAYYYLALGLAVFQKGAAEAHPRPLARSVALGVALLLLLLGLIPGAVLPALAAG; the protein is encoded by the coding sequence ATGACCCTTCTGGTGCTGAGCTCCTTTGCCGTAGCCCTCACCCTTGTGGGCTTCTTCGTTTCCGTGCCCCTTTTCAAGCGCCTCACCATCCTGGGGCTCTCCCTGGCCCTGCTCTCCCTCCTCTTCACCTGGGGAAAGCCCTTCGCCTTTGGCCCGTACCAGGTGGACGGCATCTCCCAGGTCTTCACCCTGCTCGCCCTTTTGGGAGCTCTCTGGACCGTGGGGCTGGTGCGCACCCGGCGGTTTGAGTTCTACCTCCTGGTCCTCTACGCCGCCCTGGGCATGCACCTTCTCGCCTCCACCAAGAACCTCATCCTGATGCTGGTGGCCCTCGAGGCCCTCTCCCTGCCCCTTTACGCCCTGGCCACCTGGCGGCGGGGAGAAGGCCTGGAAGCCGCCTTGAAGTACTTCCTTCTGGGGGCCCTGGCGGCCGCCTTCTTCCTCTACGGCACCGCCCTCCACTACGGGGCCACGGGAAGCCTGCTGGCGGGAACCCCTGGCGAAGGTCCGCTTTACGCCTTGGCCCTGGGCCTCCTTTTGGTGGGGCTTGGCTTCAAGGTGGCCCTAGCCCCCTTCCACTTCTGGACCCCGGATGTCTACCAGGGTAGCCCCACGCCGGTGGTGCTCTTCATGGCCACGGGGGTGAAGGCCGCGGCCTTCGCCGCCCTCCTGCGGGTGGTGACGCCTGGAGCGCCCGAGGCCCTTTCTCTCCTCATCGCCCTCTCGGTTTTGATCGGGAACCTCGCCGCCCTCACGCAAAAGGAGGCCAAAAGGCTTCTCGCCTACTCCTCCATCGCCCATGCGGGGTACATGGCCTTGGCCCTTTACACGGGGAACTTGCAGGCCCTGGGCTTCTACCTCCTCACCTACGTCCTGGCCACGGGGCTGGCCTTCGCCGTGCTTTCGGAGGTCTCCCCCGACCGCGTGCCCCTGGAGAGGGTAAAAGGCCTCTTCCACCAAGACCCCCTCCTGGGCCTTGGCCTCTTCGTCTCCTCCCTCTCCCTTCTGGGCCTGCCCCCCTTGGCGGGGTTCTGGGGCAAGTACCTGGTCTTCAGCGAAGCCGCCAAGGCGGGGGCGTGGGGACTACTGGTCCTGGCCCTGGTCACCAGCGCCGTAAGCGCCTACTACTACCTGGCCCTGGGCTTGGCGGTGTTCCAGAAGGGGGCAGCCGAGGCCCACCCCCGTCCCTTGGCCCGGAGCGTGGCCCTGGGAGTGGCCCTTCTCCTCCTCCTGCTGGGCCTTATCCCTGGAGCGGTCCTCCCCGCCCTGGCCGCGGGCTAA
- the fabG gene encoding 3-oxoacyl-[acyl-carrier-protein] reductase — protein sequence MRKALVTGASRGIGRAIALRLAREGYALVIHYGQNREKAEEVAEEARRLGSPLVGLLGANLLEAEAATGLVHGAAEILGGLDTLVNNAGITRDTLLVRMKDEDWEAVLEANLSAVFRTTREAIKLMMKARFGRIVNITSVVGLLGNPGQANYVASKAGLIGFTRAVAKEYAARGITVNAVAPGFIETEMTEKLPPEVREAYLKSIPAGRFGRPEDVAEAVAFLVSEAAGYITGQTLCVDGGLTPH from the coding sequence ATGCGTAAGGCACTGGTGACGGGGGCCAGCCGGGGCATCGGCCGGGCCATCGCCTTGAGGCTCGCCCGAGAGGGCTACGCCCTGGTGATCCACTACGGGCAGAACCGGGAGAAGGCGGAGGAGGTGGCGGAGGAGGCCAGGAGGCTGGGAAGCCCCCTGGTGGGGCTTTTGGGGGCCAACCTCCTGGAGGCGGAGGCCGCCACGGGCCTGGTGCACGGGGCGGCGGAGATCCTGGGGGGCCTGGACACCCTGGTGAACAACGCCGGCATCACCCGGGACACCCTCCTCGTCCGCATGAAGGATGAGGACTGGGAGGCCGTGCTGGAAGCCAATCTCTCCGCCGTCTTCCGCACCACCCGGGAGGCCATCAAGCTCATGATGAAGGCCCGCTTCGGGCGCATCGTGAACATCACCAGCGTGGTGGGCCTCCTGGGCAACCCCGGCCAGGCCAACTACGTGGCCTCCAAGGCGGGGCTCATCGGCTTCACCCGGGCGGTGGCCAAGGAGTACGCCGCCAGGGGAATCACGGTGAACGCCGTGGCCCCTGGGTTTATCGAAACGGAGATGACGGAAAAGCTCCCGCCCGAGGTGCGGGAGGCCTACCTGAAGAGCATCCCCGCAGGCCGCTTTGGCCGGCCGGAGGACGTGGCCGAGGCGGTGGCCTTCTTGGTCTCGGAGGCTGCGGGTTACATCACCGGCCAGACCCTGTGCGTGGACGGGGGGCTCACCCCCCACTGA
- the rocF gene encoding arginase, with amino-acid sequence MPPMERVVILGVPMDLGAGRRGVDMGPSALRYARLLEELEALGWAVEDLGDVRVPVAETLRRKGLRLGGENYLEEIRQVALELKERLRSLPDGVLPIVLGGDHSLSMGSVSGVAREPLGVVWVDAHGDFNTPETSPSGNIHGMPLAVLCGLGHPRLTEAFQAVDPKRVVLVGVRSLDPGERRLLKEAGVAVYTMHEVDRLGVARIAEEVLERLAGLPLHISLDADVLDPTLAPGVGTPVPGGLSYREAHLLMEILAQSGRVRSLDLVEVNPILDERNRTAEMMVGLASSLLGKRIL; translated from the coding sequence ATGCCCCCCATGGAGCGGGTGGTCATCCTGGGGGTGCCCATGGACTTGGGAGCAGGCCGGCGCGGGGTGGACATGGGGCCTTCCGCCTTGCGCTACGCCCGGCTTCTGGAGGAGCTCGAGGCCCTGGGTTGGGCGGTGGAGGACCTCGGGGACGTGCGGGTACCCGTGGCGGAAACCCTCAGGCGAAAAGGCTTGCGCTTGGGCGGGGAAAACTACTTGGAGGAGATCCGCCAGGTGGCCCTCGAGCTCAAGGAACGGCTCCGTTCCCTGCCGGATGGGGTGCTTCCCATCGTGCTGGGCGGGGACCATTCCCTGAGCATGGGTTCGGTGAGCGGGGTGGCTCGGGAGCCCTTGGGGGTGGTCTGGGTGGATGCTCATGGGGACTTCAACACCCCCGAAACCAGCCCTTCCGGCAACATCCACGGCATGCCCTTGGCGGTGCTTTGCGGGCTTGGGCACCCTCGCCTCACCGAGGCCTTTCAGGCAGTGGATCCCAAGAGGGTGGTCCTGGTGGGGGTGCGGAGCCTGGACCCTGGGGAGAGGCGGCTTCTCAAGGAAGCGGGGGTTGCCGTCTACACCATGCACGAGGTGGACCGCCTGGGGGTGGCCAGGATCGCCGAGGAGGTTTTGGAGAGACTTGCGGGCTTGCCCCTCCACATCTCCCTGGACGCCGACGTCCTGGACCCCACCCTGGCTCCCGGGGTGGGGACCCCCGTGCCCGGTGGCCTTTCCTATCGGGAGGCCCACTTGCTCATGGAGATCCTGGCCCAGTCGGGCCGGGTGCGGAGCCTGGACCTGGTGGAGGTGAACCCTATTCTGGACGAGCGTAACCGCACCGCGGAGATGATGGTGGGGTTGGCCTCGAGCCTCCTGGGCAAGCGTATTCTTTAA
- a CDS encoding YceD family protein, with protein sequence MEHREVASINLARLLREGGTARAAGVVREAFWVGEERFPLAGEASWKVAVSSVGGNEYWLSGEVEGVVLMECRRCLKPTPTPIHAHFQHLLRYQQGLEEVVFHEEKEEEYYAFGEPDLDLLPFLTEAFVTEMPYTVLCEEGCKGLCPVCGADRNLVDCGHEPEAHHPFLGLKDLLPEL encoded by the coding sequence ATGGAACACCGCGAGGTGGCAAGCATCAACCTGGCCCGCCTCTTGCGGGAAGGAGGTACGGCCCGCGCCGCAGGCGTGGTGCGGGAAGCATTTTGGGTGGGGGAGGAACGCTTCCCCCTGGCGGGGGAGGCTTCCTGGAAGGTGGCCGTTTCTTCGGTGGGCGGCAACGAGTATTGGCTTTCGGGCGAGGTGGAGGGCGTGGTCCTCATGGAGTGCCGCCGCTGCCTCAAGCCCACCCCCACCCCCATCCATGCCCACTTCCAGCACCTTCTCCGCTACCAGCAAGGCCTAGAAGAGGTGGTTTTCCACGAGGAGAAAGAGGAGGAGTACTACGCCTTTGGCGAGCCCGACCTGGACCTTCTCCCCTTCCTCACCGAGGCGTTCGTGACGGAGATGCCCTACACCGTCCTCTGCGAGGAAGGGTGCAAGGGCCTCTGCCCGGTCTGCGGGGCGGATCGCAACCTGGTGGACTGCGGCCACGAGCCGGAGGCCCACCACCCCTTCCTCGGCCTTAAGGACCTCCTTCCCGAACTCTAG
- the acpP gene encoding acyl carrier protein, protein MTEQEIFEKVKAVIADKLSVEPEKITLEARFIEDLGADSLDTVELIMGLEDEFGLEISDEEAEKIRTVKDAVAYIQAKLG, encoded by the coding sequence ATGACGGAGCAGGAGATCTTTGAAAAGGTTAAGGCGGTTATTGCGGACAAGCTCTCGGTGGAACCGGAGAAGATCACCCTCGAGGCCCGCTTCATCGAGGACCTGGGGGCGGACAGCCTGGATACCGTGGAGCTCATCATGGGCCTCGAGGACGAGTTCGGCCTGGAGATCTCCGACGAGGAGGCCGAAAAGATCCGCACGGTGAAGGATGCGGTGGCCTACATCCAGGCCAAGCTGGGCTAG
- a CDS encoding beta-ketoacyl-ACP synthase III, with translation MSGILALGAYAPERVMRNEEFEAYLDTSDEWIVTRTGIRERRIAAEDEYTSDLAFKAVEDLLRRHPGALEEVDGVIVATNTPDALFPDTAALVQARFGLNAFAYDLLAGCPGWLYGLAQGHALVEAGLARKVLVVGAEALSKILDWNDRATAVLFGDAGGAAVVGRVREGFGFRSFVLGADGTGAKELYHACVAPRLPDGTSMRNRLYMNGREVFKFAVRVMNTATLEAIEKAGLTPEDIKVFVPHQANLRIIDAARERLGLPWERVVVNVDRYGNTSTASIPLALKEAVDEGRIREGDHVLLVSFGAGLTWAAAVLTWGGA, from the coding sequence ATGAGCGGCATCCTGGCCCTGGGGGCTTATGCCCCCGAGAGGGTCATGAGGAACGAGGAATTCGAGGCCTACCTGGACACCTCGGACGAGTGGATCGTGACCCGCACGGGCATCCGGGAACGGCGCATCGCCGCCGAGGACGAGTACACCTCGGACCTGGCCTTCAAGGCGGTGGAGGACCTGCTTAGGCGCCACCCGGGGGCCCTGGAAGAGGTGGACGGGGTCATCGTGGCCACCAACACCCCCGACGCCCTCTTCCCCGACACCGCCGCCTTGGTGCAGGCCCGCTTCGGTCTCAACGCCTTCGCCTACGATCTTCTAGCGGGATGCCCCGGGTGGCTTTACGGCCTGGCCCAGGGCCACGCCCTGGTGGAGGCGGGCCTGGCCCGCAAGGTCCTGGTGGTGGGGGCGGAGGCCCTCTCCAAGATCCTGGACTGGAACGACCGGGCCACCGCGGTCCTCTTCGGGGACGCCGGGGGAGCGGCGGTGGTGGGAAGGGTGCGGGAGGGCTTCGGCTTCCGCTCCTTCGTGCTGGGGGCCGACGGCACCGGGGCCAAGGAGCTCTACCACGCCTGTGTGGCCCCCAGACTTCCCGATGGAACCTCCATGCGCAACCGCCTCTACATGAACGGGCGGGAGGTCTTCAAGTTCGCGGTGCGGGTGATGAACACCGCCACCCTCGAGGCCATAGAAAAAGCCGGCCTCACCCCGGAGGACATCAAGGTCTTCGTGCCCCACCAGGCGAACCTCCGCATCATCGACGCCGCCCGGGAGCGCCTGGGCCTTCCCTGGGAGCGGGTGGTGGTGAACGTGGACCGCTACGGCAACACCTCCACCGCCTCCATCCCCCTGGCCCTCAAGGAAGCGGTGGACGAAGGGCGCATAAGGGAAGGGGACCACGTGCTTCTGGTGTCCTTCGGGGCTGGGCTCACCTGGGCCGCGGCCGTCCTCACCTGGGGAGGGGCCTGA
- the fabD gene encoding ACP S-malonyltransferase — translation MYAALFPGQGSQRVGMGKALYEASPAAREVLERAEATLPGLLKLMWEGPEETLTLTENQQPALLAVGYAAYRAFLAEGGTEPSLAAGHSLGEWTAHVAAGTLELEDALRLVRLRGRYMQEAVPPGEGAMAAILKLPLEAIQEALAGLEGVEIANLNSPEQTVISGRKEAVEEAAERLKEKRARIVFLPVSAPFHSSLMAPARERLARDLAQVTLRKPRFPVYSNVTAKPEAEEDPGRIRELLLEQITAPVRWVEILQDMEERGIRRFLEFGSGEVLKGLVARTLKEAHALSVGDPEGVRKALEVEDA, via the coding sequence ATGTACGCCGCCCTTTTCCCGGGACAGGGCTCCCAGCGGGTAGGGATGGGCAAAGCCCTCTACGAGGCCTCCCCCGCCGCCCGCGAGGTGCTGGAACGGGCCGAGGCTACCCTGCCCGGCCTCCTTAAGCTCATGTGGGAAGGACCCGAGGAAACCCTCACCCTCACGGAGAACCAGCAACCCGCCCTTCTAGCGGTGGGCTATGCCGCCTACCGGGCCTTCTTAGCGGAAGGGGGAACCGAACCCTCCCTGGCCGCCGGGCACTCCCTGGGGGAATGGACCGCCCATGTGGCCGCGGGCACCCTGGAGCTGGAGGACGCCCTCCGGCTGGTGCGCCTCCGGGGCCGGTACATGCAGGAGGCCGTGCCCCCAGGGGAAGGGGCCATGGCCGCCATCCTGAAGCTTCCCCTCGAGGCCATCCAGGAGGCTTTGGCGGGGCTAGAGGGCGTGGAGATCGCCAACCTCAATAGCCCCGAGCAGACGGTGATCTCCGGCAGGAAGGAGGCGGTGGAAGAGGCAGCGGAAAGGCTAAAGGAAAAACGGGCCCGCATTGTCTTCCTCCCGGTTTCCGCCCCCTTCCACTCCTCCCTCATGGCCCCGGCCCGGGAGCGCCTGGCCCGGGACCTGGCCCAGGTAACCCTGAGAAAGCCCCGCTTCCCTGTTTACTCCAACGTGACCGCAAAACCTGAGGCTGAGGAGGATCCTGGCCGCATCCGTGAGCTTCTCCTGGAGCAAATCACCGCCCCCGTGCGCTGGGTGGAGATCCTCCAGGACATGGAAGAGCGGGGCATAAGGCGCTTCCTGGAGTTCGGAAGCGGGGAGGTGCTTAAAGGCCTGGTGGCCCGTACCCTGAAGGAAGCGCACGCCCTTTCCGTGGGGGACCCGGAAGGGGTAAGGAAGGCGTTGGAGGTGGAGGATGCGTAA